From Streptomyces chrestomyceticus JCM 4735, one genomic window encodes:
- a CDS encoding non-reducing end alpha-L-arabinofuranosidase family hydrolase, translating to MVTALLAGLCIALTTTPASAASVDTNAWYVLVNRNSGKALDVTDRNTDNGVGLQQYTRNDGAWQQWRFVDSGNGYYRLRSRFTGKVLDVAGRSTADGARIQQWDDMKASSQQFRLADSAGGYQRLINRNSGKAVEAAGASTADGAAVNQYTDRGGAGQQWQLVKAGATANSLPSSFSWVSTGVLAGPRSDASHRLVSIKDFSVIRYKGKYHVYATTANTSGKWSLAYFSFDKWANAASATQHYLDSSAIGNRYAAAPQVFYFAPQKLWYMVYQTGPPTYSTTTDPANPSSWSAPKPFIASEPDVVTRNKGKGQWIDFWTICDTANCYLFFSDDNGHLYRARTTLAHFPNGFGDTTIVLSDSPPKLFEASNIYKVSGTNQYLLLVEAMGAGGRYFRSWTSTSLTGAWTPLASTESAPFAGKANVSFNGPAWTNDVSHGELVRSDNDQNLTVDPCHLQYVHQGRSPNSDGEYSQLPYRMGLLTQANSTC from the coding sequence GGACACCAACGCCTGGTACGTCCTGGTGAACCGCAACAGCGGTAAGGCGCTGGATGTCACCGACCGGAACACCGACAACGGAGTCGGACTCCAGCAGTACACCCGTAATGACGGGGCCTGGCAGCAGTGGCGCTTCGTCGACTCCGGGAACGGCTACTACCGGCTGCGGTCCCGTTTCACCGGGAAAGTCCTCGACGTGGCGGGCCGGTCGACGGCCGACGGTGCCCGGATACAGCAGTGGGACGACATGAAGGCGTCCAGCCAGCAATTCCGCCTGGCGGACTCCGCGGGCGGATACCAGCGCCTGATCAACCGCAACAGCGGAAAGGCCGTCGAGGCCGCAGGCGCCTCCACGGCCGACGGGGCCGCCGTCAACCAGTACACCGACCGGGGCGGGGCCGGCCAGCAGTGGCAGCTCGTGAAGGCCGGGGCCACCGCGAACTCCCTGCCCTCCTCCTTCTCATGGGTGTCGACCGGTGTGCTGGCGGGGCCGCGGTCGGACGCGTCGCACCGGCTCGTGTCGATCAAGGACTTCTCGGTCATCCGGTACAAGGGGAAGTACCACGTCTACGCCACGACGGCGAACACGTCCGGGAAGTGGAGCCTGGCGTACTTCAGCTTCGACAAGTGGGCGAACGCCGCCTCCGCCACCCAGCATTACCTGGACTCCTCGGCCATCGGTAACCGTTACGCGGCCGCGCCCCAGGTGTTCTACTTTGCCCCGCAGAAGCTCTGGTACATGGTCTACCAGACCGGCCCGCCCACGTATTCCACGACGACCGACCCCGCCAACCCCTCCTCCTGGTCCGCACCCAAGCCATTCATCGCCTCGGAACCCGACGTGGTGACGCGGAACAAGGGCAAGGGGCAATGGATCGACTTCTGGACCATCTGCGACACCGCGAACTGCTACCTGTTCTTCAGTGACGATAACGGGCACCTCTACCGCGCCCGGACCACGCTCGCGCATTTCCCCAACGGCTTCGGCGACACCACCATCGTGCTCTCCGACTCCCCGCCCAAGCTCTTCGAGGCGTCGAACATCTACAAGGTGTCCGGCACCAACCAGTACCTGCTGCTGGTCGAGGCCATGGGAGCGGGCGGCCGTTACTTCCGCTCCTGGACGTCCACCAGCCTGACCGGGGCCTGGACCCCGCTCGCGTCCACCGAGAGCGCCCCGTTCGCGGGCAAGGCCAATGTCTCCTTCAACGGGCCCGCCTGGACCAATGACGTCAGCCACGGCGAGCTGGTCCGCTCGGACAACGACCAGAACCTGACCGTCGACCCCTGCCACCTGCAATACGTCCACCAAGGACGCTCCCCGAATTCCGACGGCGAGTACTCACAGCTCCCCTATCGCATGGGGCTGCTCACCCAGGCCAACTCCACCTGCTGA
- a CDS encoding ornithine cyclodeaminase family protein, giving the protein MADVTAVAALMRKSLRSGAVGRMSVPLREVVDEGRGTRFLSMPAVSSDLGLCVNKTGTITDGPGPTVTSVVTVFSADTGDLVGVLDGAAVTNLKCAAVTALVTDRCAARDAGVLAIVGSGVQAWQQYLGVSAVRDITEVRVHSRSREHAEALCKRIRRADGNVRTKVSASAREATDAADVISTATTSVQPLPIAPELPEHVHINCMGAHTTESRELSRSLLTAATLVVEDIGIAVAEAGEIHRKAIDLEALENGRHTGLGGRPTVFSSTGHASLDLITCAHLVAQEHH; this is encoded by the coding sequence GTGGCCGACGTGACGGCCGTGGCCGCGCTGATGCGCAAGAGCCTGCGCAGCGGCGCGGTGGGCCGGATGAGCGTGCCGCTGCGGGAGGTCGTCGACGAGGGCCGCGGCACCAGGTTCCTGTCCATGCCGGCCGTCAGCAGCGATCTCGGACTGTGCGTCAACAAGACGGGCACCATCACGGACGGCCCCGGGCCGACCGTGACCTCCGTGGTCACGGTGTTCTCGGCCGACACCGGAGACCTGGTGGGGGTGCTGGACGGCGCGGCCGTCACCAACCTGAAGTGCGCGGCCGTCACGGCGCTGGTCACCGACCGCTGCGCGGCCCGGGACGCCGGTGTCCTGGCGATCGTCGGTTCGGGTGTCCAGGCGTGGCAGCAGTACCTGGGGGTCTCGGCGGTGCGCGACATCACCGAGGTACGGGTGCACTCCCGTTCCCGGGAGCACGCCGAGGCGCTGTGCAAACGCATCCGCCGCGCGGACGGAAACGTACGTACCAAGGTCAGCGCGTCGGCCCGGGAGGCCACCGACGCGGCGGACGTGATCTCCACGGCGACCACGTCCGTACAGCCGCTGCCCATCGCGCCGGAGCTTCCCGAGCACGTGCACATCAACTGCATGGGGGCGCACACCACCGAGTCGCGGGAACTGTCCCGCTCGCTGCTCACCGCCGCCACGCTCGTCGTCGAGGACATCGGGATCGCCGTGGCCGAGGCGGGCGAGATCCACCGGAAGGCGATCGACCTGGAGGCGCTGGAGAACGGCCGGCATACCGGCCTCGGAGGCCGCCCGACCGTCTTCAGCTCCACCGGGCACGCCTCGCTGGACCTCATCACCTGTGCCCATCTGGTGGCGCAGGAGCACCACTGA
- a CDS encoding amidase translates to MTDLDLAGPGALTELSVAQAGALLRTGALTSVELVEHALRLIDAHDADLHAFVLVTREDALRRAVRADRELRAGVDRGPLHGIPYALKDILDAEGLPTTNHSRLTLDAVATEDSAVEARLRAGGGVLLGKLATYEFAFGGPSTDLPFPPAENPWHREHIPSGSSSGAGAAVAAGFLRVAFGSDTAGSLRGPAFHCGAVGLKPTYGSVSGHGATPLAPTMDHFGPLAWTVGDAAAGLQVIAGPDPRDARTREAPVPDFLSLLTGDVRGLRVGYSRSWYAADPGTLPEITEAIDRALVHLEERGAVVEECALPPYEVFDACGRIILIAEGFAVHEENLRRAPRSFGRFTYQKLMPGAGVAPDDLEHAYQVRKELAAALDRRVFADHDVLITACGQTTAARVDAFGTDWPPPRLANDMQTIPFAVTGHPAMSLPLGFAGNGLPIGVQLVGRKFGEASLFRAGLALESAFGRRETRPVLP, encoded by the coding sequence ATGACTGACCTCGATCTCGCCGGCCCCGGCGCCCTGACCGAGCTGTCCGTCGCCCAGGCCGGAGCGCTGCTGCGCACCGGAGCGCTGACGTCGGTGGAGCTGGTGGAGCACGCGCTGCGGCTGATCGACGCACACGACGCCGACCTGCACGCGTTCGTGCTCGTCACCCGCGAGGACGCGCTGCGGCGGGCCGTGCGGGCGGACCGGGAGCTGCGTGCGGGCGTCGACCGCGGTCCGCTGCACGGCATCCCCTACGCGCTCAAGGACATCCTGGACGCCGAGGGCCTGCCCACCACCAACCACTCGCGGCTGACGCTGGACGCCGTCGCCACCGAGGACAGCGCCGTCGAGGCCCGGCTGCGGGCCGGGGGCGGCGTACTGCTGGGCAAGCTGGCCACCTACGAGTTCGCCTTCGGCGGGCCGAGCACGGACCTGCCGTTCCCGCCCGCCGAGAACCCCTGGCACCGGGAGCACATTCCCAGCGGGTCCTCCTCGGGAGCGGGGGCCGCCGTGGCGGCCGGGTTCCTGCGCGTCGCCTTCGGCTCCGACACCGCCGGCTCGCTGCGCGGCCCGGCCTTCCACTGCGGGGCCGTCGGACTGAAGCCGACGTACGGCAGTGTCTCCGGCCACGGGGCCACCCCGCTGGCGCCCACCATGGACCACTTCGGGCCGCTCGCCTGGACGGTGGGCGACGCCGCCGCCGGGCTCCAGGTCATCGCGGGGCCCGACCCCCGCGACGCCCGTACCCGTGAGGCCCCGGTGCCCGACTTCCTCAGCCTGCTGACCGGGGACGTGCGGGGGCTGCGGGTGGGCTACTCGCGGTCCTGGTACGCCGCGGACCCGGGCACCCTCCCGGAGATCACCGAGGCCATCGACCGGGCCCTGGTCCATCTGGAGGAGCGCGGCGCGGTCGTCGAGGAGTGCGCGCTGCCGCCGTACGAGGTCTTCGACGCCTGCGGCCGGATCATCCTGATCGCGGAGGGCTTCGCGGTCCACGAGGAGAACCTGCGCCGCGCGCCCCGGTCGTTCGGCCGCTTCACCTACCAGAAGCTGATGCCTGGCGCGGGGGTCGCCCCGGACGACCTGGAGCATGCGTACCAGGTGCGCAAGGAGCTCGCCGCCGCGCTGGACCGGCGGGTCTTCGCCGACCACGACGTGCTGATCACGGCGTGCGGCCAGACCACCGCCGCCCGCGTCGACGCCTTCGGTACGGACTGGCCGCCGCCGCGGCTGGCCAACGACATGCAGACCATCCCGTTCGCCGTCACCGGGCACCCGGCCATGTCCCTGCCCCTGGGGTTCGCCGGGAACGGGCTGCCCATCGGGGTGCAACTGGTGGGGCGCAAGTTCGGCGAGGCGAGCCTGTTCCGGGCCGGACTGGCCCTGGAGTCCGCGTTCGGCCGACGGGAGACGCGGCCCGTACTGCCGTGA
- a CDS encoding aminopeptidase P family protein, which produces MERSDGSRGMQSHDRQVPAAVAEAFRHGWADTTRQLPPVSGAACAAKRRAALSERFPGERIVVPSGGFKVRSNDFDYLFRPHSAFVHLTAEQGTQAVPDSVLVFEPTGSGHEVTLFTRPRSPRDAGPDGAHFYSDRRHGEFWVGRRRTLTETADALGVQTAARDRLEGALTTGVPTRSVRGQDTLVDALVAPSEPADAELLAFLSELRLVKDEWEVDQLRAAVDHTVAAFGDVVGELPYATRLERGERWIEGTFNRRARLAGNGLGFETIAAAGAHACVLHWMRNDGPVRDGDLLLLDAGIEADSFYTSDITRTLPVNGRFSDVQRRVYDLVHAAQAAGIAALRPGARYSDFHEAATRVIAEGLDSWGLRPAAPGMEHSADLYRRYTVCGTGHMLGLDCHDCAAARNEQYTDGILKPGHVLTVEPGLYFQPDDLTIPQELRGIGVRIEDDFVITADGAECLSAGLPRGADEVEAWMEALL; this is translated from the coding sequence ATGGAACGATCAGACGGCTCGCGCGGAATGCAGAGCCACGACCGTCAGGTGCCGGCCGCGGTGGCCGAGGCCTTCCGGCACGGATGGGCCGACACGACCCGCCAACTGCCGCCCGTCTCGGGAGCCGCGTGCGCGGCCAAGCGGCGCGCGGCGCTCTCCGAGCGGTTCCCGGGCGAACGGATCGTCGTCCCGTCGGGCGGGTTCAAGGTCCGCAGCAACGACTTCGACTACCTCTTCCGCCCGCACTCCGCCTTCGTCCACCTCACCGCCGAGCAGGGCACCCAGGCGGTACCGGACAGTGTGCTGGTCTTTGAACCCACCGGCAGCGGGCACGAGGTCACCCTGTTCACCCGGCCGCGCTCGCCGCGCGACGCCGGGCCGGACGGCGCGCACTTCTACAGCGACCGCCGGCACGGCGAGTTCTGGGTCGGCCGGCGCCGTACGCTCACCGAGACCGCCGACGCCCTCGGCGTCCAGACGGCCGCCCGCGACCGCCTCGAAGGCGCCCTGACCACCGGCGTACCCACCCGTTCGGTACGTGGCCAGGACACCCTCGTCGACGCGCTGGTGGCCCCGTCGGAGCCGGCCGACGCCGAACTCCTCGCCTTCCTCTCGGAGCTGCGGCTGGTCAAGGACGAGTGGGAGGTCGACCAGTTGCGCGCCGCCGTGGACCACACCGTCGCCGCGTTCGGCGACGTCGTCGGCGAACTGCCGTACGCCACCCGCCTGGAGCGCGGCGAACGCTGGATCGAGGGCACCTTCAACCGGCGCGCCCGGCTGGCAGGGAACGGCCTGGGCTTCGAGACCATCGCCGCGGCTGGCGCCCACGCGTGTGTGCTGCACTGGATGCGGAACGACGGCCCGGTCCGCGACGGCGACCTGCTCCTGCTGGACGCGGGCATCGAGGCCGACTCCTTCTACACCTCCGACATCACCCGTACCCTGCCGGTCAACGGACGCTTCAGCGACGTCCAGCGCCGCGTGTACGACCTGGTCCACGCCGCCCAGGCTGCGGGCATCGCCGCGCTGCGGCCCGGCGCGCGCTACAGCGACTTCCACGAGGCCGCGACGCGTGTCATCGCCGAAGGTCTCGACTCCTGGGGCCTGCGGCCCGCCGCCCCGGGCATGGAGCACAGCGCCGACCTGTACCGCCGGTACACCGTCTGCGGTACGGGCCACATGCTCGGCCTGGACTGCCACGACTGCGCCGCCGCCCGCAACGAGCAGTACACCGACGGCATCCTGAAGCCCGGCCATGTGCTCACCGTCGAGCCCGGCCTGTACTTCCAGCCCGACGACCTGACGATCCCGCAGGAGCTGCGCGGCATAGGCGTGCGCATCGAGGACGACTTCGTCATCACCGCGGACGGCGCCGAGTGTCTGTCGGCCGGCCTGCCGCGCGGCGCCGACGAGGTCGAGGCGTGGATGGAAGCGTTGCTGTGA
- a CDS encoding AAA family ATPase, with amino-acid sequence MRARSLLVDQVHGQLQQARAVAVVGPTGFGKTAVLDAVCTQWQSGGDPVVRLSSTPADAHLPYVPLVDLFTVCPADVSGELSDTQRATIDWVLRRVTGPEPDPALLRVTVLSCLQAWGRRARLLLAADDMHWWGPDSLDVFGFAARRSRGSVSLLAALRPDGPLAHDVLGGDAVEIALPTLSAQESAAVVRTFNIPQRTAARIHTATGGNPRLVWDIAAALARSGPPAVLDAQPLAPYARKALRTWLAGLAAPVHWVLLLAALTADPSLDVVRRAAGPSADAALADAEAAGLVKVAATVAFAAPVIQEGILAQASGEAVRQAHLTLATAAHGADDRLWHEACALAPAELPAQLIPALADAATTARERGEHTRAAEFALLAGGRTGGPRHDLLVAAARDAEAAGRFDLACTALDQLDRSRAVPAARAQARLAVVDAAGRGAALVADVAAHALAEATAADEPALISAAHLRLAHGLRVSRGCHTEALAHAQAAEEWAERAGDATTHAAALALTAEIEQGQGSPGRTALLRRALATGTADGGTARMPGHPGRTAVHFALLEDGLEQAERLLDELGPAPCPADRLWLLADSVHLHAHRGEGRSPAKRPTSCWTSPATWGPRPDRRGTRRPPPNWPAAPSNRP; translated from the coding sequence GTGAGAGCGCGCAGCCTGCTGGTCGACCAGGTCCACGGACAGCTCCAACAGGCCCGCGCGGTGGCGGTGGTCGGTCCCACCGGGTTCGGCAAGACCGCGGTGCTGGACGCGGTGTGCACGCAGTGGCAGTCCGGCGGGGACCCCGTGGTCAGGCTCAGCTCGACCCCTGCCGACGCCCACCTGCCCTACGTCCCGCTCGTGGACCTGTTCACCGTGTGCCCGGCGGACGTCAGCGGCGAGCTCTCCGACACCCAGCGCGCGACGATCGACTGGGTGCTGCGCCGCGTCACCGGACCCGAACCCGACCCGGCCCTCCTGCGCGTGACGGTCCTCTCCTGCCTCCAGGCGTGGGGGCGCCGGGCCCGGCTGCTGCTGGCCGCCGACGACATGCACTGGTGGGGGCCGGACAGCCTGGACGTGTTCGGTTTCGCCGCACGCCGCAGCCGCGGCAGTGTGTCGCTGTTGGCGGCGCTGCGGCCCGACGGCCCCCTGGCACACGACGTCCTGGGCGGCGACGCCGTGGAGATCGCGCTCCCCACGCTCAGCGCGCAGGAGTCGGCCGCCGTGGTGCGCACCTTCAACATCCCGCAGCGCACCGCCGCGCGCATCCACACGGCCACCGGCGGCAACCCCCGGCTGGTCTGGGACATCGCCGCCGCACTGGCCCGTTCCGGGCCGCCGGCGGTTCTGGACGCCCAGCCGCTGGCCCCGTATGCGCGCAAGGCCCTGCGCACGTGGCTCGCCGGACTGGCCGCACCGGTGCACTGGGTGCTGCTGCTGGCCGCGCTCACGGCCGACCCGTCGCTCGACGTCGTACGCCGCGCGGCGGGTCCGTCCGCCGACGCGGCCCTGGCCGACGCCGAAGCCGCCGGACTCGTCAAGGTGGCCGCCACCGTGGCCTTCGCGGCCCCGGTCATCCAGGAGGGCATCCTCGCCCAGGCCAGCGGCGAGGCGGTGCGCCAGGCCCACCTGACCCTGGCCACGGCGGCGCACGGCGCCGACGACCGCCTGTGGCACGAGGCGTGCGCCCTCGCCCCGGCCGAGCTGCCCGCCCAGCTCATTCCGGCGCTGGCCGACGCCGCCACCACCGCGCGCGAGCGGGGCGAGCACACCCGGGCCGCCGAGTTCGCCCTGCTGGCGGGCGGCCGGACCGGCGGCCCCCGCCACGACCTGCTGGTCGCGGCGGCCCGGGACGCCGAGGCGGCCGGGCGCTTCGACCTGGCCTGCACGGCCCTGGACCAGTTGGACCGCAGCCGGGCGGTGCCCGCCGCCCGCGCCCAGGCACGGCTCGCCGTCGTCGACGCCGCCGGGCGGGGCGCCGCCCTGGTCGCGGACGTGGCGGCGCATGCCCTGGCCGAGGCCACCGCCGCCGACGAGCCGGCCCTGATCTCGGCGGCGCATCTGCGGCTCGCCCACGGCCTGCGGGTCAGCCGGGGATGCCACACCGAGGCCCTGGCACACGCCCAGGCGGCCGAGGAATGGGCCGAGCGCGCGGGCGACGCCACGACCCACGCGGCGGCCCTCGCCCTGACCGCGGAGATCGAGCAGGGCCAGGGCTCCCCGGGCCGCACCGCGCTGCTCCGGCGCGCGCTGGCGACGGGCACGGCCGATGGTGGTACGGCCCGGATGCCCGGCCACCCTGGCCGTACCGCCGTGCACTTCGCCCTGCTGGAGGACGGCCTGGAGCAGGCCGAGCGGCTGCTGGACGAGCTGGGTCCGGCGCCCTGCCCCGCTGACCGGCTCTGGCTGCTCGCCGACTCCGTCCACCTTCACGCCCATCGCGGCGAGGGGCGGTCGCCCGCGAAAAGGCCCACCTCCTGCTGGACCTCACCCGCGACCTGGGGGCCTCGCCCGGACCGCCGTGGTACGCGGCGGCCGCCGCCGAACTGGCCGGCGGCACCCTCGAACAGGCCCTGA
- a CDS encoding helix-turn-helix transcriptional regulator, whose product MYADLGLTASQEDADTVYAAHCLHVSGMTRLLLRDTGAALADLLRVQDLVQELGIADPAQIRYDADLAEALVAAGDLPAARHTLAGARRRAQDLGRRGVLASLDRAQALCHAAAGEFGPAEELLNRAARAFERLGYPLQRGRVLLARSSLEQRRRRPARANEAQAAAEAVFRKSGAPLWEPARPQGDQAQPWLAGLTDAEQLVAELVTQGRGNRDIAAALYVSVKTVEAALTRIYRKLEVRSRVQLMALVQKDGHLARR is encoded by the coding sequence ATGTACGCGGACCTGGGCCTGACGGCCTCCCAGGAGGACGCGGACACCGTGTACGCCGCCCACTGCCTGCACGTGTCGGGCATGACGCGCCTGCTGCTGCGCGACACCGGCGCGGCCCTGGCGGACCTGCTCAGGGTCCAGGACCTGGTGCAGGAGCTGGGCATCGCGGACCCCGCGCAGATCCGGTACGACGCCGACCTCGCCGAGGCGCTGGTCGCCGCCGGAGACCTGCCGGCCGCCCGGCACACGCTCGCCGGGGCGCGGCGCCGGGCCCAGGACCTGGGGCGGCGCGGCGTCCTGGCCTCGCTCGACCGGGCCCAGGCACTGTGCCACGCGGCAGCCGGCGAGTTCGGCCCGGCCGAGGAACTGCTCAACCGGGCCGCGCGGGCCTTCGAACGGCTCGGTTACCCGTTGCAGCGCGGCCGGGTGCTGCTGGCCCGCTCCAGCCTGGAACAGCGCCGCAGGCGCCCGGCCCGCGCCAACGAGGCGCAGGCCGCGGCCGAGGCGGTCTTCCGTAAGTCGGGCGCGCCGCTGTGGGAGCCGGCCCGGCCGCAGGGGGACCAGGCACAGCCCTGGCTGGCCGGGCTGACCGACGCCGAGCAACTGGTCGCCGAACTGGTCACCCAGGGGCGCGGCAACCGAGATATCGCGGCCGCCCTGTACGTCAGCGTGAAGACCGTGGAGGCGGCCCTGACCCGCATCTACCGCAAGCTCGAAGTGCGTTCCCGCGTCCAGTTGATGGCGCTCGTCCAGAAGGACGGCCACCTGGCGCGCCGGTGA
- a CDS encoding aminopeptidase P family protein, translating to MSDSLQEAVVAEESDENKTRKNGLYAGVSSELAENMLQGWADREQRDPEPIPQAAHTARRREALSALFPGELLVIPSGTPKVRANDTDYPFRASSDYVYLTGDQSPNGVLVLEPGQDGTHHAAAYLLPGSDRASGEFWLDYHGELWDGRRNGLAENAKLLGLDCRDVRTLDERLAAAGGPIRLLRGYDAQVDAALHDKVTAERDIEFRVALSEMRLVKDDFEIADLRHACQATIRGFEDVVRVLGTDEPTLERAIEGTFFMRARIEGNDVGYSSVCAAGAHSTTLHWVRNDGEARPGDLLLLDAGVESRNLYTADVTRTLPVDGRFTPVQRKVYDAVYAAQSAGIAAVRPGAKYRDFHHAAQRVLTEHLAAWGLFGDRSVDEAYELGLYRRWTLTGTGHMIGLDVHDCAKARTELYVDGTLEAGMVLTVEPGLYFQSDDLTVPEELRGIGIRIEDDILVTEDGNENLSAALPRAADEVEAWMARLRG from the coding sequence GTGAGCGATTCACTTCAGGAGGCTGTGGTGGCTGAAGAGTCAGACGAGAACAAGACCCGCAAGAATGGCCTGTATGCAGGCGTGAGCAGCGAGCTCGCCGAGAACATGCTGCAGGGCTGGGCGGACCGCGAGCAGCGCGATCCCGAGCCCATCCCGCAGGCCGCGCACACCGCGCGCCGCCGGGAGGCGCTCTCCGCCCTGTTTCCGGGTGAGCTGCTCGTCATCCCCTCCGGTACCCCGAAGGTCCGCGCCAACGACACGGACTACCCGTTCCGGGCGTCCTCGGACTACGTCTACCTGACGGGTGACCAGTCGCCCAACGGCGTACTGGTCCTGGAGCCCGGCCAGGACGGCACGCACCACGCGGCCGCCTACCTGCTGCCCGGCTCCGACCGCGCCTCCGGAGAGTTCTGGCTGGACTACCACGGTGAGCTGTGGGACGGCCGCCGCAACGGCCTCGCCGAGAACGCGAAGCTGCTCGGCCTGGACTGCCGCGACGTGCGGACGCTGGACGAGCGGCTCGCCGCGGCCGGCGGGCCGATCCGCCTGCTGCGCGGCTACGACGCCCAGGTCGACGCCGCGCTGCACGACAAGGTCACCGCCGAGCGCGACATCGAGTTCCGTGTCGCCCTCTCCGAAATGCGCCTGGTCAAGGACGACTTCGAGATCGCCGACCTGCGGCACGCCTGCCAGGCCACCATCCGGGGCTTCGAGGACGTCGTCCGCGTGCTGGGCACCGACGAGCCGACCCTGGAGCGGGCCATCGAGGGCACGTTCTTCATGCGGGCGCGCATCGAGGGCAACGACGTCGGCTACTCGTCGGTCTGTGCCGCCGGCGCGCACTCCACGACCCTGCACTGGGTCCGCAACGACGGCGAGGCCCGCCCCGGCGACCTGCTGCTGCTCGACGCCGGCGTGGAGAGCCGCAACCTCTACACCGCCGACGTCACCCGCACCCTGCCGGTCGACGGCCGCTTCACCCCGGTCCAGCGCAAGGTCTACGACGCGGTGTACGCGGCACAGTCGGCCGGTATCGCCGCGGTCCGCCCCGGCGCCAAGTACCGCGACTTCCACCACGCCGCCCAGCGGGTGCTGACCGAGCACCTGGCCGCCTGGGGCCTGTTCGGAGACCGGTCGGTGGACGAGGCGTACGAGCTCGGGCTGTACCGCCGCTGGACGCTGACCGGCACCGGCCACATGATCGGCCTGGACGTGCACGACTGCGCCAAGGCCCGTACCGAGCTGTACGTGGACGGCACCCTGGAGGCGGGCATGGTGCTCACCGTCGAGCCGGGCCTGTACTTCCAGTCGGACGACCTGACCGTCCCCGAGGAGCTGCGCGGCATCGGCATCCGCATCGAGGACGACATCCTGGTCACCGAGGACGGCAACGAGAACCTCTCGGCCGCCCTGCCCCGGGCCGCCGACGAGGTGGAAGCCTGGATGGCCCGTCTGCGGGGCTGA
- a CDS encoding HpcH/HpaI aldolase/citrate lyase family protein, with protein sequence MSLSVSRLEAARSLLFVPGDRPERFDKAVASGADVVIVDLEDAVAAADKERARAQVAAWLAAGNSAMVRINAPGTSWSDEDSAMAAACGAPVMVPKAADPAVLADFARRTGGKCPVVPLVETAAGIERAVEVCAAPGVVRVALGNVDLAGQLGVAHDDHEALAYSRSRLVSASAATGLSAPVDGVTTSVRDVDAIAADVVRARRFGFAGKLCVHPAQVAVVAEGFAPTAAEREWARSVVAAGESVTVVDGHMVDKPVLERARRILAAER encoded by the coding sequence ATGAGCCTGTCCGTGAGTCGCCTGGAGGCGGCCCGCAGTCTGTTGTTCGTGCCGGGCGACCGGCCGGAGCGGTTCGACAAGGCCGTTGCCAGTGGTGCGGACGTGGTCATCGTCGATCTGGAGGACGCGGTCGCGGCGGCGGACAAGGAGCGGGCCCGCGCCCAGGTCGCCGCCTGGCTCGCCGCGGGCAACAGCGCCATGGTCCGGATCAACGCGCCCGGTACGTCCTGGAGCGACGAGGACAGTGCGATGGCGGCCGCCTGCGGCGCGCCGGTGATGGTGCCCAAGGCAGCGGACCCCGCGGTGCTGGCGGACTTCGCCCGCCGTACGGGCGGGAAATGTCCGGTGGTGCCGCTGGTGGAGACGGCGGCCGGCATCGAGCGGGCAGTAGAGGTGTGCGCGGCGCCCGGTGTGGTGCGGGTCGCGCTGGGCAATGTCGATCTCGCCGGGCAGCTCGGGGTCGCCCATGACGATCACGAGGCGCTCGCGTACTCCCGTTCCCGGCTGGTCTCGGCGTCGGCGGCGACGGGCCTGAGCGCTCCGGTCGACGGGGTCACCACCAGCGTGCGGGACGTCGACGCCATCGCCGCGGACGTCGTCCGCGCGCGCCGGTTCGGTTTCGCCGGGAAGCTGTGCGTGCATCCCGCGCAGGTCGCCGTCGTGGCGGAGGGGTTCGCGCCGACCGCGGCGGAGCGGGAGTGGGCCCGGTCCGTGGTCGCCGCGGGGGAGTCCGTGACCGTGGTGGACGGGCACATGGTCGACAAACCGGTGTTGGAACGCGCCCGCCGCATCCTGGCCGCCGAGCGCTGA